CGGCGATCTGACCAAGGTAGGAGAGCGGTTAACGCAGGCGGAGTCGAGTTACGAAGAGGCATTCAAGAAGCTATCTGCCGGCACGGGAAATGTGGTCTGGCAGGCGGAGAAGCTGAAGGATCTTGGCGTGAAGCCAAGCAAGGCGCTTCCCCGGGAACTGGTGAGCATCGCAAACGGGGAACAGCGGCCGGAGGGAAGGCACGGCGAGACGCTGGCCCTGGAATCCGAATCCAGCAATGAGGAACCAGTCAACAGGGAATCGGATCCTGGGGAATCGGATCCCGGCGAGTCCTATCCGGGGGAGCAATTCTCCTTTGCCGCCGTGGACCGCGAATCGTAAGACGAGCGGAGTAGCACGAGTCGAGTCAGTCCGGGCAGATTAAGTGCGGCAGGGTCAGCGGTCTTCCGAGGCGAGAAAACCCGCGCGCATCTTCTCCCAGGTGGTGTCGAGCGTTTCCGGCAGAACGCGGGCTTCCCCGATGACCGTCATGAAGTTGGTATCCCCCTGCCAGCGTGGCAGCGCATGCAGGTGGAGGTGCCCGGCAACCCCGGCGCCCGCGGCCTTGCCCAGGTTCATGCCAAGGTTGATGCCGTGCGGGGAGTACAACCTCTCAAGAACGCGCACCGTCTGCTGCGACAGATCCATCATCTCCCGCGCCGTCTCCGGCGCCAGGGCGGCAAGCGAAGGCTCATGTTCGTAGGGAATGACCATGACATGGCCGGAGGTGTAGGGGTAGGCGTTGAGGCAGATAAAGCATCCCTGACCACGCAGCACGATATGCGCGGCGCGCTCTGCCTCCTCGGCCGG
This DNA window, taken from Acidisarcina sp., encodes the following:
- a CDS encoding HIT domain-containing protein; the encoded protein is MDHLWTPWRYSYINQPEGEKQRQGVPPELDAWPGDMHCVFCNLIAAADYAEAHGMPAEEAERAAHIVLRGQGCFICLNAYPYTSGHVMVIPYEHEPSLAALAPETAREMMDLSQQTVRVLERLYSPHGINLGMNLGKAAGAGVAGHLHLHALPRWQGDTNFMTVIGEARVLPETLDTTWEKMRAGFLASEDR